The stretch of DNA GTCGAACGCCAACACGCGGGTGATGCCCAACAGTTGGCGCTGACCGGAGGAGAGGTTGCCGCCGCGCTCGTCCAGATGGGTGTCGTAGCCATCGGGGAGTTGGCTGATGAACGCATGGGCGCCGGTGCGTTTGGCGCTGTCGATGATGCGTTCGCGGGAGATGGCTGGGTCGCGCAAACCGATGTTGTCGGCCAGAGCGCCGGAGAAGAGAAAGGTCTCCTGCTGCACCACGCCGATCTGCCGCCGCAGCGCCTCCAAGGGGTAGTCGCGCACGTCCACATCGTCGATGAGCACTCGCCCCTGTTGCGGGTCGTAGATGCGGTTGATCAGCTTGATCAGACTGCTCTTGCCTGCGCCGGTGGGGCCGACGATGGCCAGGGAGCTTCCGGCGGGGATCTCCAGGTCGATGCCCTGCAGAATCGGGACTTTGGGATCATAGCCGAAGTGGATACCCTCCAACCGCACGTGGCCGCGCATGCTCTGCGGAACGCTGGCTGGAGTGGCGGGCGATTCAATGGCGGGCTTGGCGTCGAGCAGGTCGAAAATGCGCTCCAGCGCGGTCATGGCGGCCTGCATGGTGGTGAATTTGGAGGCCAGGTCGCGAATGGGAAAGAAGATGCGCCGCACGTAGTCGATAAACGCCACCACCACGCCGATGGTGACGGCGTCGTCCACGGTCAGGTAGGCGGCGTAGAGGAAGATGGCGGCGATGGTGATGGTGGAGATGGTCTCCACAAAACTGAACTGGAACGCCTCCCAGAAATTGCTCACCAGCGCGGCCTCCTTATAGCCCTGGTTGAGCTTGTCGAAGTCCTTGCGGTTGTGGGGCTGGCGCTGGAACAGACGCACCACGTCGCCGCCCTCGATCTCCTCAGTGAATTGCCCGGCCATCTGCGCCTGCAGCAGACGTCCACGGCGCTGGTGTTTGCGGAGATTGCGCGCAGCGACGATGGTGCCGACGATCAACACCGGCGTGGCGATGAACAGGGCGATAGTGAGCTGCGGCGAGAGCATCAGCATGGCGATGCCAATGGCCGCCAGCAGCGCCAGATCGCCGATGAGGTGGATCACCCCGGCGCTGACCATCTGGCTCACCGCTTCGGTGTCGTTGGTGATGCGGTTGGTGAGCCGACCGCTGGCGCTCTTGTTGTAGAATCCGGCGTCCATCTGCGTGAGGTGGTCGAACAGCGCGCGGCGCAGATCGCGCACCACCCGTTGTCCCAGCAGCGCGTTGACCACCGAGATCAGATAGCCCGCCCCCGCCTGCAGCAGGATCAATCCCGCCAGCCCCGCCAGCAGCATGCTGAAGCCCTGCATCTGGCCCGCCGCCAAGTGGTCGTCCACGGCGATCTTGATCAGCAGCGGCTGCGCCACCTGGAACAGCGCGCCGAACGGCAGCAGCAGCAGCGCCAGGGCGATCCAGCGTTTGTGCGGCATGGCGTAGGCCAGGAATCGACCCATCAGACGCAGATCCAGCACCGCGCCATAGCGGGTCTCGTCGGTGACGCCAGCAACGGGTTTGGGACTCATCGCAACGCCTCCAACGCTTCCACCCGCTCCAGTTGCAGGTGCAGATCGCGATACAGCGCGCTGCGCGCCATCAGTTCGCTATGGGGGCCGGAGTCCACGATGCGGCCATGCTCCATCAGGTGAATCACGTCGGCGCGGTGCAGCGCCGCCACCCGCTGACACACCATGACGATGGTGCGCTGCCCCGCCTGTTCTTGCAGTTTGTTGAGGATCAACTCCTCGGTGTGGGCGTCGACGCTGGAGAAGACGTCATCCAGCAGCAGAATCGGCGCGTCCATGACCAGCGCCCGCGCCAGCGCCGCGCGCTGCCGCTGTCCGCCGGAGAGGGTGATGCCGCGCTCGCCCACCAGGGATTCGATGCCATCGGGGAATTGGCGGATTTCGTCGTCAAAGGCAGCCTCTTCAGCCACCCGCCACGCCAGCTCCTCACGCGCCCCGGGGGCGCCATAGAGCAGATTCTCGCGCACGCTTTTGGAGAACAGGAAGCTCTCCTGCGGGGTCATGGTGAGCAGTTTGCGCAGCCGCGCTTCGGGGATATCGAGCAGCGGGGAGCCGTCTATGGCGATGGCGTCGCGCGCGCTGGGCAGCAGCCGCGCCATGCATTTGAGTAGGGTGGATTTGCCCGAACCCACGCGCCCGGCCAAGCCCACAAAAGCCCCGGCGGGGATCTCCAAATTGATCTCGCGCAGAGCGTGGGGCGGATCGATGGGGGCGGCGTCACTCTGCGCGTCGGCGTCCTTGTTCGGCGCGCTGGGGTAGGCGAAATTCAGCGCCCGTACTGAAATCGCCGCTTGCTTGGGCAAGGGGGCGTCCTTATGCGACTGCGCGCTCTGGGGCGGCAGAATGGTGGGGTGGCTGTTCAGCACCAGACTGATGCGGTCGATGGCGGCCAAGCCCCGCTGCATCACGGTGAGAATCCAACCCAACCCCACCGTGGGCTGAATCAACAGCACCAGATAGCCGGTGAAGGCGACGAAATCACCGATGGTCAGGGTGCCCGCCGCCACTCGGTGGCCGCCGTAGGCGAGGATGATCCAGCCGCCCACGCCGCCGGAGAACATCACCATGGGCTGGAACAGCCCCTGCAAGCGCGCATGTTCCAGATGGCTCTGATAGAGAATTTCCGACTGCTCGGCGAATTGATTGCGCCAACTGGCCTCCTGGGCGTGGGCGCGCACCACCGCCGCTCCGGCCACGCTCTCCTGCACGAATGCCGAAAGATCGCCGAAGCGGTCGGCCACCGCGCGGCTTAGGCGATAAAGCTTCTGTGTCAGTTTGCGCGCCGAGAACAGCACCAGTGGAAACGGCGCCAGCGCCATCAGCGTCATCATGGGGTCCAGCGCGAGCATCAGCGGCAGGGTCACCGTATAAGCCATGGCGGCGTTGGAGACCTGCAGAAAGCCCGGGCCCATGAACATGCGCAGGGCGGTGATGTCATTGGTGCCGCGGGAGACCAGATCGCCCACCCGCTCCTTGGCGAAGAAGGGGGCGTCCAACTCTTGCAGTTTGGCGTGGTAGTCGTCGCGCACGGCGTATTCGACTTCGCGGCCAACGCCGAAGATGCGCAGCCGCGCGGCGATGCGCAGTCCGGCATGCAGCAGCGCCAGTCCCGCCATGCCGGCGGCATAGGGCAGCATGATCTGACCATCGGCGCCGGCTTCGAACGCCTCGGTGGCCAGTTTGAGCAGATAGGGCACTCCCGCCGCGGTGATGCTGGTGGCGGCCAGGAGCAGGAATCCGAACGCAAACGACCAGCGATGCTGCCGGTAATAGGGCAGCAAATGGCGAATACGATGGAGAAACGGTTGTGCGGCCATGGCGGATACGGCATGGTGTGGGGTGAGTCTGAAGAGCGCGGCGGATGGATCTGGCCGCCCTCGGAAACCCCCATGGTTGGCCCGAAAGGGCGTGACGTCAAGGCGTTGCAACGGAACAGGGATCGTTCATGTCGACACCACAGCGCGGTTGGCGCGGCGGAATCTGCGCAATTTTACTCGGACTGTTCAGCGTCATTTTGGTTCCTCAGGCGCGCGCCGACGTGGTCGACGACAACCCGTGGCTCAAACCGTGGATCGGCAAACACGGCATCACCCGCGCGTGGTTGAATCAGACCCTCAGCGGACTCAAACCCTACCCCAAAGCCGCCCGTCTGATGGACCGGCAGGCCGAAGCCAAGCCCTACTGGGAATACCGCAATCTCTTTATCAACGACGCCGTGGTCCGCAAAGGCCGCGCGCGCTTGCGCGAGCATCGCGCGCTGCTGAATAAAATTCAGGGCAAGTATGGCGTCCCGGCGGAAGTGGTGGTGGCGCTGTGGGGCATCGAAAGCCGTTTTGGCGGCAATACCGGTCGCCATCCGGTGCTACGCGTGCTGTTCTCCCTGTCGCAAACCTACGAACGTCGCCAGACATTCTTTCGCAAACAACTCCATGAGTTCCTCATCCTGTGCCATGAAGAGGGGTGGAATCCCCGTGAGCCCATGGGCTCCTACGCCGGGGCCATGTCCCAGGCGCAGATGATTCCCGGCACCCTGCGGCGCTACGCGGTGGACTTCGACGGCGACGGTCATCGGGATGTGTTCCACTCCACCCCCGACGTGCTGGCCAGTATCGCCAATTACTTGAGCAGCCATGGCTGGAAGCGCGGCGGACTCTATACGTTGCCGCTGAAAGCCGACCGCAAGCTGGACGCTCTGGTGGTGAGCGCGCCGAAGAAACTGACTGCCTGGAGCCACTGGCGCGGGCGCGGGGCGCAACTGGCCGAAGCGGGGGTGTCTCTGCCCGATTCGACGCCCAGCGCATTGATCAAACTGGCGGAGCGCGGCGCGCCCCGTTATCATGTCGTCTTTAACAATTTCACCACGGTGATGGCGTGGAACCGATCGCGCCGTTTCGCCATGGTCGCGCATGAGCTGGCCAGCCGCATCGGCGCCCAGTAGGCGCAATCAGGTCAAGAGTCGCCATATAACAATAACCGGCGGCCAAAACAGCAGAGCGCATAACGCTCTGCAATTTGCCAGGGAAAAGGGAGCGACGCATGATCTTCCGCGCCGCGCGTATTGTGGTGGGGATCGGGCTGCTGGGCGCCGTGTTGGCCGGTTGCAGTCTCGTGCCCAAAGAGCCGCGCTATCCGCCGGATAAAACCCGGCCCTATGAGATCAATGGGGTGACCTATCGCCCCATCAAGGACGCCGAAGGCTATGTCAATGTGGGCGTGGCCTCCTGGTATGGGCCCAATTTCGATGGCAAGCCCACCGCCATTGGCGAGCGCTTTGACATGCATCAGGTCAGCGCCGCGCATAAAACCCTGCCGCTGCCGGTATGGGTGCGGGTCACCAATCTGGAGAATGGTCGCCAGTTGATCGTGCGGGTCAACGATCGCGGTCCGTTTGTGAAGGATCGTGAAATCGACCTCTCCTATGCGGCGGCCAAGCTGCTGGGGTATGCGGTCAAGGGCACCGCCAAAGTGCGGGTGGAGGCGCTGCCCAAGGACGCCGACATCGAAGCGCTCAAACGTGAGGCGCAGAGCCATGTGGGCGCTGCGCGGCAGGTGCGGCGACCCACGGCGCAGGCGTCGCTGGCTCCGCGTCCGGCCACGGCGGCCACCCGTCCGCAGACCCAGGTGATCGTGCGGCGTCCAGCCACCGCCAAAGAGCGCGCCATGGCCGCGCAACAGGCGCAACCGCTAAAGCGCGCACAGAGTGCGCAGCGGGTCGCGCGGGTGGCGCCGACGCCGCAACCGGCCTCGGCGGATCTGGCCAACGCGTCGGGCGCTTTTGTCCAGGTGGGCGCATTCCTGGCGCGCAGTAACGCCGAACGGTTGGCGCGCAAGCTGGTGGATGTTGGGCGCGCCCATGTGTTGGCGCGCGATCAAAACGGCAAACGTCTCTATGTGGTCCGCATGGGCCCCTTCGCCACTGTCGCCAAAGCCGACGACATGGTACAAACGCTGGTCAAGAAGGGTTTTCCCGAAGGGCGCGTGCTCTTCAACGAGTGAGTCGTCTGGCAGGCCGCGTTGCGGCCTCGGCGGCTGATTGCGAACACCCGATTCCAAACAAGTGTGAGTCATGATCTCTTTTATGAGCAATCCCCTGCGTCTGGCGCTGAGCGCCCTGACAATTTCCCTGCTGCTGGCGCAAAGCGCCCTGGCGCAACCCTTCACCGTGCGCGCCAAGTCGGCGATTCTCGGCGACGTGGACTCCGGCGCGATTCTGTTCGAGCAGAACGCCGACGAGGTCGCCGCGCCCGCCTCCCTGACCAAGGTGATGACCCTCTATATTCTCTACGAGGCCATCACCAATGGCGATTTGACCCTCGACTCCACCATGATGGTGAGCAAGAAAGCCTGGAAGATGAAGGGCTCCAAGACCTTCGTGAAAGTGGGCGATCGGGTGCGGGTGGAGGATCTGATTCGCGGCATCGCGGTGCAGAGCGGCAATGACGCCAGCATCGTGGTGGCCGAGCACATCGCCGGTTCCGAGGCCGGTTTCGCCGACCTGATGAACGCCAAGGCGATGCAGCTGGGCATGAGCCAGAGCCACTTCGCCAACGCCTCGGGCTTCCCGGCGCCCAACCACTACACCACCGCACGGGATATGCTCAAACTCTCCAGCGCGTTCGTGGCCAACTTCCCGGATCTGGAGCGCTACTCCCAGCTCAAGGAGTTCACCTACGCGGGCATCACCCAGCGCAACCGCAACAAACTGCTGTGGCGCGATCCCACCATCACCGGTTTGAAGACCGGCCACACCGACAGCGCCGGTTACTGCCTCATCGCCACCAACGAAAAAGACGGTCAGCGGCTGGCGTCGGTGATCATGGGCGCCGAGAGCAGCCGCGTGCGCGAGGAGGAGGCGTTGCGTCTGTTGCAGTACGGCAACCGCACCTTCGAAACCCTGCGTCTGTTCGAAGCCGGGCAGCCGGTGCGCAGTCTGCGGGTGTGGAAAGGCGCCGAGCAGACTGTTAACGGCGTTATCCGCGATTCGGTGGTGGTGACCATTCCGCGCAAGCAGCGCGGTTCGCTGGAGGTGGGCTTGCGTTACGACGATCCCATCGTCGCGCCGGTGCCGCAGTACGCCCAGTTGGGCAGTCTGGTGGTGAAGCTGGGCAGCGAGTCGGTGGTGGAGCGTCCGGTGGTGGCCGCCACGGCGGTGGAGGAGGGCGGACTGGTGACGCAACTGCTCGATGCGGTGCGTTTGCAGTTGGGCTGGTGAAAACGCCCATTGATTTCGCTATCATGAGTGGATCATCCTGACAGGAGAGCACGATGTTGGACGTGGGAGACGCATTGCCGCAGATGAGCTTGCCCGATCAAGACGGCAAGGAGTGGGCGTTGACAGATCTGCTGGGAGAGAAGGGGGCGGTGTTCTACTTCTACCCCAAGGACAACACCCCCGGTTGCACCACCGAGTCCATGGATTTTCAAGCGCTGCTGCCGGAGTTCGAAAAGCGTGGCTATAGCGTGGTGGGGATCTCCAAGGATTCGTCCAAATCCCACACCAATTTCCGCGTCAAGAAGGGGTTGACCTTCACCCTGCTGGCCGACGTGGAGACCGATATGTGTCAGGCCTTCGGCGTGTGGCAGGAGAAGAAGAACTACGGTAAGACCTATATGGGCATCGTGCGCACCACCTTCGTGGTGGACGCCGCGGGGAAAGTGGCTAAGGTCTATCCCAAGGTGAAGGTGAAAGAGCACGCGCAGGCGGTGTTGGCGGATCTGGACGCGTAAGCTTGAGAAGTTGGCGGTTTGGGGGGCGCGACGTAGCGTGCGATGCGCGTGCGTGGCGACTGGTTTCTGATTCTGGCGTGAAAGGGGATTCTGGTGGCCGAAGAGCATACCCCCACCATGGAGGAGATTCTCGCTTCGTTGGAGGAGATTCTCGACGAGGCGGAAGAGGACGAAGAGCTTGAGCCCTATCGCGCGGCGGCTTCTGAAGGCGCTGCGGAGGAGGGGGATGTTGAACCGCCTGTGACGCCTGCTGAAGAGGCGCCCGCTGCGGTAGATGCAGTGGTGGACCTGTCGGGTATGGAGTCGGCGCAGGAAGCGGCTGCTGCGGAAGCCGAGGAAGAGCCCGAGCCTGAAGCGGAAGCCGAGGAAGAGTCTGAGCCGGAAGCGGAAGCCGAGGAAGAGTCTGAGCCGGAAGCGGAAGCCGAGGAAGAGTCTGAGCCTGAAGCGGAAGCCGAGGAAGAGTCTGAGCCGGAAGCGGAAGCCGAGGAAGAGTCTGAGCCGGAAGCGGAAGAGTCCGAGCCTGAAGCGGAAGCCGAGGAAGAGTCTGAGCCGGAAGCGGAAGCCGAGGAAGAGTCTGAGCCGGAAGCGGAAGCCGAGGAAGAGTCTGAGCCGGAAGCGGAAGCGGAAGAGTCCGAGCTTGAAGCGGAAGCCGAGGAAGAGTCTGAGCCGGAAGCGGAAGCCGAGGAAGAGTCTGAGCCGGAAGCGGAAGCTGAGGAAGAGTCTGAGCCGGAAGCGGAAGCCGAGGAAGAGTCTGAGCCGGAAGCGGAAGCCGAGGAAGAGTCTGAGCCTGAAGCGGAAGCCGAGGAAGAGTCCGAGCCGGAAGCTGAGGAAGAGTCTGAGCCGGAAGCGGAAGAGTCTGAGCCTGAAGCGGAAGAGTCCGAGCCTGAAGCGGAAGAGTCCGAGCCTGAAGCGGAAGAGTCCGAGCCTGAAGCGGAAGAGTCCGAGCCTGAAGCGGAAGAGTCCGAGCCTGAAGCGGAAGAGTCTGAGCCTGAAGCGGAAGAGTCCGAGCCGGAAGCGGAAGAGTCCGAGCCTGAAGCGGAAGAGTCCGAGCCGGAAGCGGAAGAGTCCGAGCCGGAAGCGGAAGAGTCCGAGCCGGAAGCGGAAGAGTCCGAGCCGGAAGCGGAAGAGTCCGAGCCGGAAGCGGAAGAGTCCGAGCCGGAAGCGGAAGAGTCCGAGC from Magnetofaba australis IT-1 encodes:
- a CDS encoding ABC transporter ATP-binding protein, giving the protein MSPKPVAGVTDETRYGAVLDLRLMGRFLAYAMPHKRWIALALLLLPFGALFQVAQPLLIKIAVDDHLAAGQMQGFSMLLAGLAGLILLQAGAGYLISVVNALLGQRVVRDLRRALFDHLTQMDAGFYNKSASGRLTNRITNDTEAVSQMVSAGVIHLIGDLALLAAIGIAMLMLSPQLTIALFIATPVLIVGTIVAARNLRKHQRRGRLLQAQMAGQFTEEIEGGDVVRLFQRQPHNRKDFDKLNQGYKEAALVSNFWEAFQFSFVETISTITIAAIFLYAAYLTVDDAVTIGVVVAFIDYVRRIFFPIRDLASKFTTMQAAMTALERIFDLLDAKPAIESPATPASVPQSMRGHVRLEGIHFGYDPKVPILQGIDLEIPAGSSLAIVGPTGAGKSSLIKLINRIYDPQQGRVLIDDVDVRDYPLEALRRQIGVVQQETFLFSGALADNIGLRDPAISRERIIDSAKRTGAHAFISQLPDGYDTHLDERGGNLSSGQRQLLGITRVLAFDPRILILDEATSSVDAISERLIQHAVEELLKERTAIIIAHRLSTILDADSVAALSRGRIVEQGAHAELMAQDGLYAQLCRLQFQSLLGQAVDAN
- a CDS encoding ABC transporter ATP-binding protein; translation: MAAQPFLHRIRHLLPYYRQHRWSFAFGFLLLAATSITAAGVPYLLKLATEAFEAGADGQIMLPYAAGMAGLALLHAGLRIAARLRIFGVGREVEYAVRDDYHAKLQELDAPFFAKERVGDLVSRGTNDITALRMFMGPGFLQVSNAAMAYTVTLPLMLALDPMMTLMALAPFPLVLFSARKLTQKLYRLSRAVADRFGDLSAFVQESVAGAAVVRAHAQEASWRNQFAEQSEILYQSHLEHARLQGLFQPMVMFSGGVGGWIILAYGGHRVAAGTLTIGDFVAFTGYLVLLIQPTVGLGWILTVMQRGLAAIDRISLVLNSHPTILPPQSAQSHKDAPLPKQAAISVRALNFAYPSAPNKDADAQSDAAPIDPPHALREINLEIPAGAFVGLAGRVGSGKSTLLKCMARLLPSARDAIAIDGSPLLDIPEARLRKLLTMTPQESFLFSKSVRENLLYGAPGAREELAWRVAEEAAFDDEIRQFPDGIESLVGERGITLSGGQRQRAALARALVMDAPILLLDDVFSSVDAHTEELILNKLQEQAGQRTIVMVCQRVAALHRADVIHLMEHGRIVDSGPHSELMARSALYRDLHLQLERVEALEALR
- a CDS encoding lytic murein transglycosylase, which codes for MSTPQRGWRGGICAILLGLFSVILVPQARADVVDDNPWLKPWIGKHGITRAWLNQTLSGLKPYPKAARLMDRQAEAKPYWEYRNLFINDAVVRKGRARLREHRALLNKIQGKYGVPAEVVVALWGIESRFGGNTGRHPVLRVLFSLSQTYERRQTFFRKQLHEFLILCHEEGWNPREPMGSYAGAMSQAQMIPGTLRRYAVDFDGDGHRDVFHSTPDVLASIANYLSSHGWKRGGLYTLPLKADRKLDALVVSAPKKLTAWSHWRGRGAQLAEAGVSLPDSTPSALIKLAERGAPRYHVVFNNFTTVMAWNRSRRFAMVAHELASRIGAQ
- a CDS encoding septal ring lytic transglycosylase RlpA family protein, whose protein sequence is MIFRAARIVVGIGLLGAVLAGCSLVPKEPRYPPDKTRPYEINGVTYRPIKDAEGYVNVGVASWYGPNFDGKPTAIGERFDMHQVSAAHKTLPLPVWVRVTNLENGRQLIVRVNDRGPFVKDREIDLSYAAAKLLGYAVKGTAKVRVEALPKDADIEALKREAQSHVGAARQVRRPTAQASLAPRPATAATRPQTQVIVRRPATAKERAMAAQQAQPLKRAQSAQRVARVAPTPQPASADLANASGAFVQVGAFLARSNAERLARKLVDVGRAHVLARDQNGKRLYVVRMGPFATVAKADDMVQTLVKKGFPEGRVLFNE
- a CDS encoding D-alanyl-D-alanine carboxypeptidase family protein is translated as MSNPLRLALSALTISLLLAQSALAQPFTVRAKSAILGDVDSGAILFEQNADEVAAPASLTKVMTLYILYEAITNGDLTLDSTMMVSKKAWKMKGSKTFVKVGDRVRVEDLIRGIAVQSGNDASIVVAEHIAGSEAGFADLMNAKAMQLGMSQSHFANASGFPAPNHYTTARDMLKLSSAFVANFPDLERYSQLKEFTYAGITQRNRNKLLWRDPTITGLKTGHTDSAGYCLIATNEKDGQRLASVIMGAESSRVREEEALRLLQYGNRTFETLRLFEAGQPVRSLRVWKGAEQTVNGVIRDSVVVTIPRKQRGSLEVGLRYDDPIVAPVPQYAQLGSLVVKLGSESVVERPVVAATAVEEGGLVTQLLDAVRLQLGW
- the bcp gene encoding thioredoxin-dependent thiol peroxidase — encoded protein: MLDVGDALPQMSLPDQDGKEWALTDLLGEKGAVFYFYPKDNTPGCTTESMDFQALLPEFEKRGYSVVGISKDSSKSHTNFRVKKGLTFTLLADVETDMCQAFGVWQEKKNYGKTYMGIVRTTFVVDAAGKVAKVYPKVKVKEHAQAVLADLDA